One genomic region from Opisthocomus hoazin isolate bOpiHoa1 chromosome Z, bOpiHoa1.hap1, whole genome shotgun sequence encodes:
- the PIGO gene encoding GPI ethanolamine phosphate transferase 3, catalytic subunit isoform X1, with product MRRWPVLLFLAWACCLFFAGIGLFTSGFLLTRVELPRSSACSDPLAPPPWEGRGLPPGSCWAPRRFAKAVLVIIDALRYEFALFNPAKASPLPYENKLSFLHHLAASQPRHARLYRFRADPPTATMQRIKGLTTGSLPTFIDVGSNFATYAIEEDNLLAQLVENGRRVVFMGDDTWEGLFPKKFFRSYFFPSFNVKDLHTVDNGILQHLYPTVDGGEWDVLIAHFLGVDHCGHKHGPDHPEMAKKLTQMNEMLRSLVDHLGNDTLLLVAGDHGMTETGDHGGDSEKEVNAALFVYSKTPLFGTGPPKEPEAVPQVNLVPTVALLLGVPIPYSNIGEVMAELFSGDGDAVSAALQQLSVYHINAKQVDRFLHSYSLVAQDLPAEQLQRLQELFSSAVDEHTRLLAQVQGATPVPPQLESRLGSLIGRFQLYLREARAVCTQSWARFHPLRMVGGCTLIAASCLLCYMASELVTVSDSFYRSCLLYPLLWGLVVAVLLGLARVFTQEGLDLLLVLSWAAAASQLVFFWHWWGRHPKRARLVGGQPPLASVGLRQRLRAWLGLAFPMGILLFRCGAVFSDSFVVAEARVAPFLLASLVVLLVGKLHWDGRLTVPEGPKQQLLGFSSYRREIWYLLCLVAMLLVCVRLSSFFHQCREEIPQCRPSLFLSPLASLRNTRAKNLFYLLCVALLAGLVYAVRSWLRHYGNLNSSDPLVLFVRWGFPLLVLCIACYWAVASSADDSLGKLQELVQVAVVAFPWAVYGLASMGLLLLLCNPMTVFAKDTRESPGSIVTPHLGVPSSEVDFLHVIPQIYKRMQESQKSSLERGSCKATVAAYGLGSVYSAALVIALTLLGFLLMLLHSERLSLAFLLLFLEAFVLLHIHTRARGLAGDAEPFSVPWYAVISWLLAASQFFYSTGHQPIFPAIHWNAAFVGFHLDHSTNLLPAVLVGANTFASHILFAVGCPLLLLWPFVCEMPNSPKRKLKKEPQEELQEVEEHMMEMRLRESPEKFSTALLQLGLKYLFVLGTQLLACVCAAMILRRHLMVWKVFAPKFLFESLGFVVSSICLLLGISLVMRVDCAVSTWFSQLQLR from the exons ATGCGGCGGTGGCCGGTGCTGCTCTTCCTGGCCTGGGCCTGCTGCCTGTTCTTCGCCGGCATCGGGCTCTTCACCAGCGGGTTCCTGCTCACCCGCGTCGAGCTGCCCCGAAGCAGCGCCTGCTCCGACCCGCTGGCTCCGCCGCCCTGGGAGGGCCGGGGCCTCCCGCCGGGCTCCTGCTGGGCGCCCCGCCGCTTCGCCAAGGCCGTGCTCGTCATCATCGACGCCCTCCGCTACGAGTTCGCCCTCTTCAACCCGGCCAAGGCCAGCCCGCTGCCCTACGAGAACAAGCTGAGCTTCCTGCACCACCTCGCCGCCTCGCAGCCCCGCCACGCCCGCCTTTACCGCTTCCGAGCCGATCCTCCCACCGCCACCATGCAGCGCATCAAGGGCCTCACGACCGGCTCGCTGCCCACCTTCATCGATGTGGGCAGCAACTTCGCCACCTACGCCATCGAGGAGGACAACCTGCTGGCACAGCTGGTGGAGAACG GAAGGAGAGTGGTCTTCATGGGTGATGACACTTGGGAAGGACTCTTCCCAAAGAAGTTCTTCCGCTCgtatttcttcccttcttttaacGTGAAGGATCTTCACACTGTGGACAATGGGATCCTGCAGCATCTCTATCCAACTG TGGATGGTGGTGAATGGGACGTGCTGATTGCTCACTTCCTTGGCGTGGACCACTGTGGGCACAAACATGGACCTGACCATCCCGAAATGGCCAAGAAGCTCACCCAGATGAATGAGATGCTCAG GTCCTTGGTGGATCACCTGGGGAATGACACCCTTCTTCTGGTGGCTGGGGACCACGGCATGACGGAGACCGGAGACCATGGTGGTGACAGTGAGAAGGAAGTGAATGCAGCGCTGTTTGTGTACAGCAAAACACCCCTGTTTGGCACTGGCCCTCCCAAG GAGCCTGAAGCTGTTCCCCAGGTGAACCTGGTGCCCACTGTGGCCCTGCTGCTGGGTGTGCCCATCCCCTACAGTAACATCGGGGAGGTGATGGCTGAGCTGTTCTCCGGGGACGGCGATGCTGTGTCTGCAGCCTTGCAGCAGCTCTCGGTCTATCACATCAACGCCAAGCAG GTGGACCGCTTTCTGCACTCCTACTCGCTGGTGGCTCAGGACCTGCCAGCGGAGCAGCTCCAGCGCCTGCAGGAGCTCTTCTCCAGCGCCGTGGATGAGCACACTCGGCTCTTGGCCCAGGTGCAGGGAGCGACGCCGGTGCCTCCACAGCTGGAGTCCAGGCTGGGAAGCCTCATCGGTCGCTTCCAGCTCTACCTGCGGGAAGCACGGGCTGTCTGCACCCAGTCCTGGGCCCGCTTCCATCCCCTGCGTATGGTGGGGGGTTGCACCCTCATCGCTGCTTCCTGCTTGCTCTGCTACATGGCCTCAGAGCTGGTCACAGTGTCGGACTCTTTCTATCGCAGCTGCCTCCTGTACCCACTGCTTTGGGGCTTGGTAGTGGCTGTTCTGCTTGGGCTGGCCCGTGTGTTCACCCAGGAGGGGCTGGATCTCCTCCTGGTGTTGTCAtgggcagccgcagcttctcaGCTGGTTTTTTTCTGGCACTGGTGGGGCCGGCATCCGAAGCGAGCCCGTTTGGTGGGCGGTCAGCCACCCTTGGCCAGTGTTGGCCTGAGGCAGAGGCTGCGAGCGTGGCTGGGGCTGGCCTTCCCCATGGGCATTCTGCTCTTCCGCTGCGGAGCTGTGTTCTCCGATAGCTTTGTGGTGGCTGAGGCCCGGGTGGCCCCGTTCCTGCTGGCCTCGCTGGTGGTGTTGCTAGTAGGGAAGCTCCACTGGGATGGTCGCCTGACGGTGCCAGAAGGCCCCAAGCAGCAGCTCCTTGGCTTTTCTTCTTACCGGAGGGAGATCTGGTACCTGCTCTGCCTCGTGGCCATGCTTCTGGTCTGCGTGCGCCTCTCCAGTTTCTTCCACCAGTGCCGTGAAGAGATCCCTCAGTGCCGGccctctcttttcctctccccgCTTGCCAGCCTGAGAAACACGAGGGCCAAGAACCTCTTCTACCTCCTGTGCGTGGCCTTGCTGGCTGGGCTGGTCTATGCAGTGCGCAGCTGGCTGCGACATTACGGCAACCTGAACAGCTCGGACCCCCTCGTGCTCTTTGTGCGCTGGGGTTTCCCACTGCTGGTCCTCTGCATTGCCTGCTACTGGGCCGTTGCCTCCAGCGCTGATGACTCTCTCGGcaagctgcaggagctggtgcAGGTGGCTGTTGTTGCCTTTCCGTGGGCTGTCTACGGACTAGCGTCCAtggggctgctgctcctgctgtgcaATCCCATGACAGTGTTTGCAAAGGACACGCGTGAGTCGCCAGGATCCATCGTCACCCCCCACCTGGGGGTTCCCAGCTCTGAAGTCGACTTCCTCCACGTCATCCCTCAGATCTACAAAAGAATGCAGGAGTCTCAGAAGAGCAGCCTGGAGCGGGGCAGCTGCAAGGCCACCGTCGCAGCGTACGGGCTGGGCAGCGTGTACTCAGCAGCCCTGGTCATAGCGCTCACCCTGCTGGGCTTCCTCTTGATGCTTCTGCACAGCGAGCGGCTGAGTCTCgccttcctgctcctcttcctggaGGCCTTCGTGCTGCTGCACATCCACACGCGTGCCAGGGGCCTTGCTGGAGACGCTG AGCCTTTCTCGGTGCCCTGGTACGCAGTCATCTCCTGGCTCCTTGCTGCTTCCCAGTTCTTCTATTCCACAGGCCACCAGCCCATCTTCCCAGCCATCCACTGGAATGCAGCTTTTGTGGGCTTCCATCTTGACCACAGCACGAACCTCCTGCCTGCTGTCTTGGTGGGCGCCAACACCTTTGCCTCCCATATCCTCTTTGCAG TCGgctgccctctgctcctgctTTGGCCCTTTGTGTGTGAGATGCCCAACTCGCCAAAGAGGAAGCTGAAGAAGGAGCcgcaggaggagctgcaggaggtggaggagcacaTGATGGAGATGAGGCTGCGGGAATCCCCGGAGAAGTTCTccactgctctgctgcagctggggctgaagTACCTCTTTGTCCTTGGGACACAG CTTCTGGCATGCGTTTGTGCAGCTATGATCCTCAGGAGGCACCTCATGGTCTGGAAGGTCTTTGCTCCAAA GTTCCTGTTTGAGTCGCTGGGCTTCGTGGTGAGCAGCATCTGCCTCCTGCTGGGTATCTCCCTGGTGATGCGTGTGGACTGTGCCGTCAGCACCTGGTTCAGCCAGCTTCAGCTCAGGTAG
- the PIGO gene encoding GPI ethanolamine phosphate transferase 3, catalytic subunit isoform X2: protein MRRWPVLLFLAWACCLFFAGIGLFTSGFLLTRVELPRSSACSDPLAPPPWEGRGLPPGSCWAPRRFAKAVLVIIDALRYEFALFNPAKASPLPYENKLSFLHHLAASQPRHARLYRFRADPPTATMQRIKGLTTGSLPTFIDVGSNFATYAIEEDNLLAQLVENGRRVVFMGDDTWEGLFPKKFFRSYFFPSFNVKDLHTVDNGILQHLYPTVDGGEWDVLIAHFLGVDHCGHKHGPDHPEMAKKLTQMNEMLRSLVDHLGNDTLLLVAGDHGMTETGDHGGDSEKEVNAALFVYSKTPLFGTGPPKEPEAVPQVNLVPTVALLLGVPIPYSNIGEVMAELFSGDGDAVSAALQQLSVYHINAKQVDRFLHSYSLVAQDLPAEQLQRLQELFSSAVDEHTRLLAQVQGATPVPPQLESRLGSLIGRFQLYLREARAVCTQSWARFHPLRMVGGCTLIAASCLLCYMASELVTVSDSFYRSCLLYPLLWGLVVAVLLGLARVFTQEGLDLLLVLSWAAAASQLVFFWHWWGRHPKRARLVGGQPPLASVGLRQRLRAWLGLAFPMGILLFRCGAVFSDSFVVAEARVAPFLLASLVVLLVGKLHWDGRLTVPEGPKQQLLGFSSYRREIWYLLCLVAMLLVCVRLSSFFHQCREEIPQCRPSLFLSPLASLRNTRAKNLFYLLCVALLAGLVYAVRSWLRHYGNLNSSDPLVLFVRWGFPLLVLCIACYWAVASSADDSLGKLQELVQVAVVAFPWAVYGLASMGLLLLLCNPMTVFAKDTRESPGSIVTPHLGVPSSEVDFLHVIPQIYKRMQESQKSSLERGSCKATVAAYGLGSVYSAALVIALTLLGFLLMLLHSERLSLAFLLLFLEAFVLLHIHTRARGLAGDAEPFSVPWYAVISWLLAASQFFYSTGHQPIFPAIHWNAAFVGFHLDHSTNLLPAVLVGANTFASHILFAVGCPLLLLWPFVCEMPNSPKRKLKKEPQEELQEVEEHMMEMRLRESPEKFSTALLQLGLKYLFVLGTQLLACVCAAMILRRHLMVWKVFAPKFLFESLGFVVSSICLLLGISLVMRVDCAVSTWFSQLQLSSGGQSSCWEFAGSRRTLLQQPKKQKS from the exons ATGCGGCGGTGGCCGGTGCTGCTCTTCCTGGCCTGGGCCTGCTGCCTGTTCTTCGCCGGCATCGGGCTCTTCACCAGCGGGTTCCTGCTCACCCGCGTCGAGCTGCCCCGAAGCAGCGCCTGCTCCGACCCGCTGGCTCCGCCGCCCTGGGAGGGCCGGGGCCTCCCGCCGGGCTCCTGCTGGGCGCCCCGCCGCTTCGCCAAGGCCGTGCTCGTCATCATCGACGCCCTCCGCTACGAGTTCGCCCTCTTCAACCCGGCCAAGGCCAGCCCGCTGCCCTACGAGAACAAGCTGAGCTTCCTGCACCACCTCGCCGCCTCGCAGCCCCGCCACGCCCGCCTTTACCGCTTCCGAGCCGATCCTCCCACCGCCACCATGCAGCGCATCAAGGGCCTCACGACCGGCTCGCTGCCCACCTTCATCGATGTGGGCAGCAACTTCGCCACCTACGCCATCGAGGAGGACAACCTGCTGGCACAGCTGGTGGAGAACG GAAGGAGAGTGGTCTTCATGGGTGATGACACTTGGGAAGGACTCTTCCCAAAGAAGTTCTTCCGCTCgtatttcttcccttcttttaacGTGAAGGATCTTCACACTGTGGACAATGGGATCCTGCAGCATCTCTATCCAACTG TGGATGGTGGTGAATGGGACGTGCTGATTGCTCACTTCCTTGGCGTGGACCACTGTGGGCACAAACATGGACCTGACCATCCCGAAATGGCCAAGAAGCTCACCCAGATGAATGAGATGCTCAG GTCCTTGGTGGATCACCTGGGGAATGACACCCTTCTTCTGGTGGCTGGGGACCACGGCATGACGGAGACCGGAGACCATGGTGGTGACAGTGAGAAGGAAGTGAATGCAGCGCTGTTTGTGTACAGCAAAACACCCCTGTTTGGCACTGGCCCTCCCAAG GAGCCTGAAGCTGTTCCCCAGGTGAACCTGGTGCCCACTGTGGCCCTGCTGCTGGGTGTGCCCATCCCCTACAGTAACATCGGGGAGGTGATGGCTGAGCTGTTCTCCGGGGACGGCGATGCTGTGTCTGCAGCCTTGCAGCAGCTCTCGGTCTATCACATCAACGCCAAGCAG GTGGACCGCTTTCTGCACTCCTACTCGCTGGTGGCTCAGGACCTGCCAGCGGAGCAGCTCCAGCGCCTGCAGGAGCTCTTCTCCAGCGCCGTGGATGAGCACACTCGGCTCTTGGCCCAGGTGCAGGGAGCGACGCCGGTGCCTCCACAGCTGGAGTCCAGGCTGGGAAGCCTCATCGGTCGCTTCCAGCTCTACCTGCGGGAAGCACGGGCTGTCTGCACCCAGTCCTGGGCCCGCTTCCATCCCCTGCGTATGGTGGGGGGTTGCACCCTCATCGCTGCTTCCTGCTTGCTCTGCTACATGGCCTCAGAGCTGGTCACAGTGTCGGACTCTTTCTATCGCAGCTGCCTCCTGTACCCACTGCTTTGGGGCTTGGTAGTGGCTGTTCTGCTTGGGCTGGCCCGTGTGTTCACCCAGGAGGGGCTGGATCTCCTCCTGGTGTTGTCAtgggcagccgcagcttctcaGCTGGTTTTTTTCTGGCACTGGTGGGGCCGGCATCCGAAGCGAGCCCGTTTGGTGGGCGGTCAGCCACCCTTGGCCAGTGTTGGCCTGAGGCAGAGGCTGCGAGCGTGGCTGGGGCTGGCCTTCCCCATGGGCATTCTGCTCTTCCGCTGCGGAGCTGTGTTCTCCGATAGCTTTGTGGTGGCTGAGGCCCGGGTGGCCCCGTTCCTGCTGGCCTCGCTGGTGGTGTTGCTAGTAGGGAAGCTCCACTGGGATGGTCGCCTGACGGTGCCAGAAGGCCCCAAGCAGCAGCTCCTTGGCTTTTCTTCTTACCGGAGGGAGATCTGGTACCTGCTCTGCCTCGTGGCCATGCTTCTGGTCTGCGTGCGCCTCTCCAGTTTCTTCCACCAGTGCCGTGAAGAGATCCCTCAGTGCCGGccctctcttttcctctccccgCTTGCCAGCCTGAGAAACACGAGGGCCAAGAACCTCTTCTACCTCCTGTGCGTGGCCTTGCTGGCTGGGCTGGTCTATGCAGTGCGCAGCTGGCTGCGACATTACGGCAACCTGAACAGCTCGGACCCCCTCGTGCTCTTTGTGCGCTGGGGTTTCCCACTGCTGGTCCTCTGCATTGCCTGCTACTGGGCCGTTGCCTCCAGCGCTGATGACTCTCTCGGcaagctgcaggagctggtgcAGGTGGCTGTTGTTGCCTTTCCGTGGGCTGTCTACGGACTAGCGTCCAtggggctgctgctcctgctgtgcaATCCCATGACAGTGTTTGCAAAGGACACGCGTGAGTCGCCAGGATCCATCGTCACCCCCCACCTGGGGGTTCCCAGCTCTGAAGTCGACTTCCTCCACGTCATCCCTCAGATCTACAAAAGAATGCAGGAGTCTCAGAAGAGCAGCCTGGAGCGGGGCAGCTGCAAGGCCACCGTCGCAGCGTACGGGCTGGGCAGCGTGTACTCAGCAGCCCTGGTCATAGCGCTCACCCTGCTGGGCTTCCTCTTGATGCTTCTGCACAGCGAGCGGCTGAGTCTCgccttcctgctcctcttcctggaGGCCTTCGTGCTGCTGCACATCCACACGCGTGCCAGGGGCCTTGCTGGAGACGCTG AGCCTTTCTCGGTGCCCTGGTACGCAGTCATCTCCTGGCTCCTTGCTGCTTCCCAGTTCTTCTATTCCACAGGCCACCAGCCCATCTTCCCAGCCATCCACTGGAATGCAGCTTTTGTGGGCTTCCATCTTGACCACAGCACGAACCTCCTGCCTGCTGTCTTGGTGGGCGCCAACACCTTTGCCTCCCATATCCTCTTTGCAG TCGgctgccctctgctcctgctTTGGCCCTTTGTGTGTGAGATGCCCAACTCGCCAAAGAGGAAGCTGAAGAAGGAGCcgcaggaggagctgcaggaggtggaggagcacaTGATGGAGATGAGGCTGCGGGAATCCCCGGAGAAGTTCTccactgctctgctgcagctggggctgaagTACCTCTTTGTCCTTGGGACACAG CTTCTGGCATGCGTTTGTGCAGCTATGATCCTCAGGAGGCACCTCATGGTCTGGAAGGTCTTTGCTCCAAA GTTCCTGTTTGAGTCGCTGGGCTTCGTGGTGAGCAGCATCTGCCTCCTGCTGGGTATCTCCCTGGTGATGCGTGTGGACTGTGCCGTCAGCACCTGGTTCAGCCAGCTTCAGCTCAG CAGTGGAGGTCAGAGCTCTTGCTGGGAGTTCGCTGGCAGCAGGAGgactctgctgcagcagcccaagaAGCAAAAGTCCTGA